From Pseudanabaena sp. PCC 6802, one genomic window encodes:
- a CDS encoding DALR anticodon-binding domain-containing protein, giving the protein MISLTRLLQIQLAEAIQIALGIDRIYAEIPVKPYVTKQSESYQSNTYHYTSPIALSLAHQVGRSSLEIARDIDRGMEKLSCDRFSTAVEGEGWLNFRLSDRLIAESLYALSQTLKENEIATPDQPQNFPGYTYVQYAYARCCALLRLARQLELMGDWHDFSWQLLDPTGNLYLRESVEMRLALCLVDFEKRSKLDELERKRAIKLSKNLAANFLDFYDTCRIASAARDLSEARMGLVATTQKVIAYLASGLIFLPEFL; this is encoded by the coding sequence TTGATTTCATTAACACGGCTATTGCAAATTCAACTTGCTGAGGCAATCCAAATTGCTTTGGGTATCGATCGCATCTATGCAGAAATTCCCGTCAAACCTTATGTCACTAAACAATCGGAATCTTATCAAAGCAATACCTATCACTACACATCGCCGATCGCATTGTCTCTGGCCCATCAAGTGGGGCGATCGTCTCTGGAAATTGCACGGGATATAGATCGGGGAATGGAGAAATTAAGCTGCGATCGCTTTTCGACTGCGGTAGAAGGTGAAGGGTGGCTCAATTTTCGATTATCAGATCGGTTAATCGCAGAAAGTCTTTATGCTTTGTCCCAAACTCTGAAGGAGAATGAGATAGCAACGCCAGACCAACCTCAAAATTTTCCAGGCTATACCTACGTCCAGTATGCCTATGCCCGCTGTTGTGCCCTGTTGCGCCTGGCGCGACAGTTGGAATTAATGGGAGATTGGCACGACTTTTCCTGGCAATTATTAGATCCGACAGGTAATTTATATTTGCGAGAGTCGGTGGAGATGAGGTTGGCGTTGTGTTTGGTAGACTTTGAAAAGCGCTCTAAGTTGGATGAATTAGAGCGTAAGAGAGCAATTAAGCTCAGTAAGAATTTAGCGGCTAATTTCCTGGATTTTTACGACACCTGTCGAATTGCAAGCGCAGCCCGAGATCTGAGCGAAGCTCGCATGGGTCTGGTTGCTACCACCCAAAAAGTAATTGCATACTTAGCCTCGGGACTGATATTTTTACCTGAATTCCTCTAA
- a CDS encoding bifunctional folylpolyglutamate synthase/dihydrofolate synthase gives MTTPDQFLDRFSKFGIRLGLERIYQQLSDLGNPHTQVPAIHVAGTNGKGSVCAYISSILQAAGYRVGRYISPHLVNWRERISINSQWISDRDLMAALQQVERTIVADRMPTQFEVVTAAAWWYFAQQKVDVAVIETGLGGRLDATNVCDRPLAAVITSISMDHWQRLGNTLGAIAGEKAGIIKFRCPAIIGEVPEEAKAVIAAKINDCEAVAAWVKAAVRTENGAEWEGFKYPLPLLGKHQLMNSAIALATIRSLQKQGWQISESAIVQGMSQTQWAGRLQWVEYQSHKLLIDGAHNVEAALCLRQFVDEAFPQKRVRWIVGILTTKDSQGILQAILHPDDLLFTVPVPAHQTTDPEKLANLGDAILIQPPTVCQDLPSALDAACRDRNSDPVILCGSLYLVGEMLKICQ, from the coding sequence ATGACAACTCCAGATCAATTTCTCGATCGCTTTAGCAAGTTCGGCATTCGCTTGGGCTTAGAGCGCATTTACCAACAATTGTCAGATCTGGGTAATCCCCATACGCAGGTGCCCGCGATCCATGTAGCGGGGACGAATGGCAAAGGATCGGTATGTGCCTATATCTCGTCAATTCTGCAAGCTGCAGGCTATCGAGTTGGGCGCTATATCTCACCCCACTTAGTCAACTGGCGCGAACGCATTAGCATAAATTCGCAATGGATTAGCGATCGCGATCTGATGGCGGCGCTCCAACAAGTAGAACGCACGATCGTCGCAGATCGGATGCCAACTCAGTTTGAAGTAGTCACGGCGGCAGCGTGGTGGTATTTCGCACAGCAAAAAGTGGATGTGGCAGTAATCGAAACGGGGTTGGGAGGGAGATTGGATGCGACAAATGTTTGCGATCGCCCCCTAGCAGCGGTAATTACTTCGATTAGCATGGATCATTGGCAGCGCTTAGGTAATACTTTGGGCGCGATCGCGGGGGAAAAGGCAGGTATTATTAAATTCCGCTGTCCGGCAATTATTGGAGAGGTGCCAGAGGAAGCGAAAGCGGTAATCGCTGCTAAGATAAATGACTGCGAAGCAGTTGCAGCCTGGGTGAAGGCAGCAGTTAGAACTGAAAATGGAGCGGAATGGGAAGGATTTAAATATCCATTACCGTTACTGGGCAAGCACCAGTTAATGAACTCGGCGATCGCTCTGGCAACGATTCGATCCTTACAAAAGCAAGGATGGCAGATATCAGAATCTGCGATCGTACAGGGCATGAGCCAGACGCAATGGGCGGGACGGTTGCAATGGGTGGAATATCAATCCCATAAATTACTGATTGATGGGGCGCATAATGTGGAAGCAGCATTATGTCTGCGTCAATTTGTAGATGAGGCTTTTCCTCAGAAGCGCGTTCGTTGGATTGTAGGCATATTAACTACAAAGGATAGCCAGGGAATTTTGCAAGCCATCCTGCACCCAGATGATTTGCTATTTACCGTCCCAGTTCCTGCGCATCAAACCACCGATCCAGAAAAATTAGCAAATCTAGGCGATGCAATTTTGATCCAACCTCCTACTGTTTGCCAGGATCTGCCATCCGCCTTAGATGCGGCTTGCAGAGATCGCAATTCCGATCCAGTTATTCTCTGCGGTTCTCTGTACCTTGTAGGAGAGATGCTCAAAATTTGCCAGTGA
- a CDS encoding ATP-dependent nuclease: MITKLNLRNFKSIDEQTYEFAQFDLLVGRNNSGKSTILQALAIWQFCIDEFRRVKRGGKTGKQVVLPNFTALPVPEFNLLWKEKTDRRYPKVNGSKKQEFILVEIDVTWITDIPETKQCSFGVKLRYSSPQTIYAIPSEGWGYFRKLEGDPKQPNSLLPVIAYVPPFSGLEPNEEWRDDGPIRKQVGKAQPGSVLRNLLFRVWEENQADWNEIQRVIKQWFSVDLSAPKYERGVDTQIVCEYKQGDKYYDIISGGSGFHQTLTLLSFFYGYKPTTILLDEPDAHLHVNLQREILDYFKNQKILQRNTQFLIATHAEEFIQGVDVRQIVSLLDKIPKRVESTPAILTAMADVSNLEITQLSELSIPILLYVEGETDERLLRGWATSLGKQHELNQVCFRVMGGGSKDKMRKDSDRHFDGVKQIIPNAKRLILFDYDEEGTFHPDPNNPVLYEWRRKNIENYLLVPDAWIRAALQKIGITNNDDSTFSSPIQQLISDFFASENLTLPANQSWRNVKANIFQVVNGKKLLFENADSLFQQLKSYELPIQPDSSLELTREIVASQMIPAEIHEDVHQFFHKLTQMLS; this comes from the coding sequence GTGATTACCAAACTAAACCTAAGAAACTTTAAAAGCATTGACGAGCAAACATATGAGTTTGCTCAGTTCGATCTTTTAGTTGGACGTAATAATAGTGGTAAAAGTACAATCCTACAAGCTCTAGCAATTTGGCAGTTCTGTATTGATGAGTTCCGACGAGTTAAGCGTGGAGGCAAGACGGGGAAACAGGTTGTTCTCCCAAACTTTACAGCATTGCCAGTTCCGGAGTTTAATCTACTTTGGAAAGAGAAAACCGATCGTCGCTATCCTAAAGTTAATGGCTCTAAAAAACAGGAATTTATTTTAGTAGAAATTGATGTTACCTGGATAACTGACATACCCGAGACTAAACAATGCTCTTTTGGTGTCAAGTTGCGCTATAGTTCACCGCAAACAATCTATGCCATTCCTTCAGAAGGATGGGGATATTTTCGGAAGCTGGAAGGAGATCCTAAACAGCCAAACTCTCTTTTGCCAGTAATTGCTTATGTACCACCCTTTTCAGGTTTAGAGCCCAATGAAGAATGGCGAGATGATGGGCCAATCAGAAAACAAGTTGGCAAAGCTCAGCCAGGAAGTGTTCTGAGGAACCTATTGTTTCGAGTTTGGGAAGAGAATCAAGCAGACTGGAATGAGATTCAAAGGGTGATTAAACAGTGGTTTAGTGTCGATCTGAGTGCTCCTAAATATGAACGAGGGGTAGATACACAAATAGTCTGTGAATACAAGCAAGGGGATAAATATTATGACATCATCTCTGGAGGCAGTGGTTTTCATCAAACATTAACTCTTCTATCATTCTTTTATGGTTACAAACCTACTACTATTCTTTTGGACGAACCAGATGCACACCTACATGTCAATCTGCAAAGAGAAATCCTAGATTACTTCAAAAATCAGAAGATTCTACAACGTAATACCCAATTTCTGATTGCTACACATGCTGAGGAATTTATTCAAGGTGTTGATGTTCGCCAAATTGTCTCGTTGCTTGATAAGATTCCGAAACGAGTAGAGTCAACGCCAGCAATTTTGACTGCTATGGCAGATGTTTCCAATCTGGAGATTACTCAACTTTCAGAGCTTAGCATACCTATACTTTTGTATGTTGAGGGGGAAACCGACGAGCGTCTTTTAAGAGGTTGGGCAACTTCTCTAGGTAAGCAACACGAACTCAACCAAGTTTGTTTTCGTGTTATGGGTGGGGGCTCTAAGGATAAAATGAGGAAAGATAGCGATCGCCACTTTGATGGAGTAAAACAAATTATTCCTAATGCCAAACGTCTTATATTATTTGATTATGATGAGGAAGGGACATTTCACCCCGACCCAAATAACCCAGTACTGTATGAGTGGCGGCGCAAAAATATTGAAAATTATTTACTCGTTCCAGATGCTTGGATCAGAGCAGCTCTTCAAAAAATTGGCATTACTAATAATGATGATAGTACTTTCTCATCTCCAATCCAGCAATTAATTAGTGATTTTTTTGCTAGTGAGAATCTTACGCTGCCAGCTAATCAGTCATGGCGAAATGTTAAAGCTAACATATTCCAAGTAGTCAATGGGAAAAAGCTTTTGTTTGAGAACGCAGATTCTCTTTTTCAGCAACTCAAATCCTATGAACTTCCAATACAGCCCGATTCTTCGTTAGAATTGACTCGCGAAATAGTTGCCTCTCAGATGATTCCCGCTGAAATTCATGAAGATGTGCATCAGTTCTTTCATAAATTGACCCAGATGCTTAGCTAA
- a CDS encoding circadian clock protein KaiA, translating to MASSPTLQICCLISGKQSQNLQAQLHEVLAVDRYIITTASNIEGLTELISRQGYSQDCLIVCDDGNDIRHKLAELGILLPVVIVTDGPRSQEGYTSQKPYILNTAVVTVNCQQLTDLPDAIDRAIAMFLKLSVPQRGQLYLDIPESRTFISLTTQQQRLSEKLKERLGYLGVYYKRDPKQFFRYLSDEERKLLIARLTDVYRTIVLEYFKDSNRNLNQQIDEFINLAFFSDISVTQVLEIHMSLIDEFSKQLKLEGRNDEVLLDYRITLIDVIAHLCELYRRSIPREA from the coding sequence GTGGCTTCTTCCCCAACCCTGCAAATTTGTTGCTTGATTTCAGGCAAGCAATCTCAAAACTTGCAAGCACAGCTTCATGAGGTTCTGGCTGTGGATCGTTACATTATTACCACTGCTAGCAATATAGAAGGGCTAACCGAGCTAATAAGCAGGCAAGGATATAGCCAGGACTGTTTAATTGTGTGTGACGATGGTAATGACATCAGGCATAAGTTGGCCGAGCTTGGCATACTACTACCTGTAGTAATTGTGACGGATGGCCCTCGCTCGCAAGAGGGCTATACCAGTCAAAAGCCGTATATTCTAAATACAGCCGTAGTTACAGTCAACTGTCAACAGTTAACAGATTTACCAGATGCTATCGATCGAGCGATCGCTATGTTTCTAAAACTCTCCGTGCCCCAAAGAGGGCAACTTTATCTAGATATACCAGAGTCAAGAACGTTTATTTCTCTAACTACGCAACAACAACGCCTATCAGAAAAACTCAAAGAAAGACTGGGGTACTTGGGAGTGTACTATAAGCGCGATCCCAAACAATTTTTTCGGTATCTTTCCGATGAGGAGAGGAAGTTACTAATTGCACGATTAACAGACGTGTACCGTACCATTGTTTTAGAGTACTTTAAGGATAGTAATCGCAATTTAAATCAGCAAATAGATGAGTTTATTAATCTGGCTTTCTTTAGCGATATTTCTGTCACCCAGGTGTTAGAAATTCACATGTCTCTTATTGATGAATTTTCTAAGCAGCTTAAGTTAGAAGGTCGCAATGATGAGGTTCTGTTAGATTATCGTATTACTTTAATTGATGTTATTGCCCATTTATGCGAGCTATATCGTCGATCGATTCCAAGGGAAGCCTAA
- a CDS encoding alpha/beta hydrolase translates to MPDFILFAQHGWADTNKKISQLAHSLATPETLVIAPDLGWVNTWLRIEPLIAKVEKIAADAIAAHPHIPIRIIGHSMGGLIWLEILDRHREWWTRVHSLVLVGSPVGGSDLGRTFDPLGWGIGIARDLGKNRRNMATAIAASIPTLSIAGDSDSGSDGTVPIFATQFDRANSICIPNLKHADMKNHPAIAAAIHNFWERPAIAPVARYLDLTTQIVRTLQAIPGITDTHPRGFAAAKIFMTYPDGSTIRIGKNYLQVDRVYVGDPEGNCSYSGYVGWIDSACLWDTFDKLNQFRSTRELED, encoded by the coding sequence TTGCCAGATTTCATTCTCTTTGCTCAGCATGGATGGGCGGATACAAACAAAAAAATCTCTCAGTTAGCTCATAGTCTTGCTACACCTGAGACTCTTGTCATTGCTCCAGATTTGGGTTGGGTCAATACCTGGCTGCGAATTGAACCTCTAATTGCGAAGGTAGAGAAAATTGCAGCCGATGCGATCGCTGCCCATCCCCACATACCTATCCGCATCATCGGTCACTCAATGGGTGGTTTGATCTGGCTGGAAATATTGGATCGACATCGAGAATGGTGGACGCGAGTACATAGCCTCGTGCTGGTAGGTTCGCCCGTAGGCGGCTCAGATCTAGGACGCACGTTCGATCCGTTGGGATGGGGCATAGGGATAGCCAGAGATCTGGGCAAAAACCGCCGCAACATGGCAACGGCGATCGCCGCATCCATTCCCACTCTCTCGATTGCTGGGGATAGCGATAGTGGTAGCGACGGCACGGTGCCGATCTTCGCTACCCAATTCGATCGTGCGAACTCAATCTGCATTCCCAATTTGAAACATGCAGACATGAAAAATCATCCCGCGATCGCGGCAGCAATCCACAACTTTTGGGAGCGTCCCGCGATCGCACCCGTAGCCCGATATCTAGATCTAACTACACAGATTGTTCGCACGTTACAAGCAATACCCGGCATAACTGATACGCATCCCCGTGGGTTTGCTGCGGCAAAAATCTTCATGACATATCCAGATGGCTCTACCATTCGCATTGGGAAAAATTATCTCCAGGTCGATCGCGTATATGTAGGCGATCCAGAGGGTAATTGCTCGTACAGCGGTTATGTGGGTTGGATCGACTCAGCTTGCCTGTGGGATACCTTCGACAAGCTGAATCAATTCCGATCTACTAGAGAATTGGAGGACTAG
- a CDS encoding ATP-binding protein, which translates to MESIASNQSLDLFAQAKVITCSLDMLVVEAVSLLKKGHPYAVVLDRERIPQGLFNSQCLLSWLEFQSETIGSQRRNRKHEKLADVDLQPLPSIAAATSIDEFLARVSQYDHSASIWALVDRDSRYIGAIEVLPLVRQIAWQNLTDTARSLEQLRSLIEPLPLPLMIHNAEGHILGANQQWQIYLNQCIHQIPQHSGDRPHTYHCPIDGGAIRTWQVVSVELSGRLRGLSLAIAQNITNQEQLATELSEQNASLVRLNRMKDEFLACITHELKTPLTSVIGMASLLETKTFGELTERQSRYVNLIHRSGRHLMAIVDNIVDLAKAETGQLEIDPVTIAIKQMCEQSIYQTQKLLQQNAWTEQSPVPHIQLDIDPALTNIVADSVKVQQMLVNLLSNAFKFSEDDKQPEVGLTVRRWEGWIAFTVWDRGIGIPEEKQHLIFQKFQQLENTLTRRFDGTGLGLVLTRHLARLHGGDVTFVSQVGVGSQFTILLPPIPPRSAETAKVPIVSSQFVLVVDNAAVDIDRLSTMLTNRGYRVAIARTGTEALEKARRLQPSLILLSPDLPVLSGWDVLALLKQDAATKHIRVAMMVSNGDRNRDTQQANDLLVKPIEPEHLNAFLSRKPVHRDPLTIICLGKCQHEDVMTHLQALGHRLLEADSVEQGEILTQIWHPNLVWLDCKPKDVFANLERIDRCHFLKSLPILIGSEGIDRCRMEFPKLDLHGFSSTLPHQVTETEVSRIVNQAVGYLHSPTVLVADFSSSGILSQSLQQYILMAGFHVQISHSHELILQQLQSGSVDALLVTLHNQSCLSPKELAAIDFLVQIDTDIPIIVVDGRENPPATDEARSLIKIATAVLQQPDAIAQLLPTLRRCLSLG; encoded by the coding sequence ATGGAGTCAATAGCCTCAAATCAGTCTCTGGATCTGTTTGCCCAAGCTAAGGTCATAACCTGCAGCCTGGACATGTTGGTAGTTGAGGCAGTTTCTTTGCTCAAAAAAGGGCATCCTTACGCCGTCGTGCTCGATCGCGAGCGTATTCCCCAGGGCTTATTTAACTCGCAGTGCCTGTTGAGTTGGCTGGAATTCCAGAGCGAAACGATCGGCAGTCAACGACGAAACAGAAAACACGAAAAACTTGCTGATGTCGATCTGCAACCTTTACCATCGATCGCTGCTGCCACTTCGATCGATGAGTTTCTAGCGCGGGTATCGCAATACGATCACTCCGCCAGCATTTGGGCATTGGTCGATCGCGATAGTAGGTACATCGGCGCGATTGAAGTATTGCCATTGGTGCGGCAAATAGCTTGGCAAAATTTGACTGATACTGCCAGATCTTTGGAGCAGTTGCGCAGTTTGATCGAGCCTTTACCTTTACCGCTGATGATCCATAATGCCGAAGGTCATATCCTGGGGGCAAACCAGCAGTGGCAAATTTATTTGAACCAGTGCATTCACCAGATCCCGCAACACTCTGGCGATCGCCCGCATACCTATCATTGCCCGATTGATGGTGGCGCGATTCGCACGTGGCAGGTAGTCAGTGTAGAGTTATCGGGTAGACTGAGAGGCTTGTCGCTGGCGATCGCTCAAAACATTACCAACCAGGAGCAACTAGCGACGGAGTTATCGGAGCAAAATGCCAGCCTGGTACGGCTAAATCGCATGAAGGACGAATTTCTGGCTTGTATTACCCACGAGCTTAAAACCCCCCTGACATCGGTAATTGGCATGGCAAGCCTGCTAGAGACCAAGACATTTGGCGAGTTAACCGAGCGGCAAAGCCGCTATGTGAATCTGATCCATCGCAGCGGTCGGCATTTAATGGCGATCGTCGATAATATTGTCGATCTGGCAAAAGCGGAAACAGGACAACTAGAAATCGATCCAGTCACCATTGCCATCAAACAAATGTGCGAGCAAAGTATTTACCAAACCCAAAAACTCTTGCAGCAGAATGCTTGGACGGAGCAGAGTCCGGTGCCCCATATTCAGCTAGATATTGACCCCGCGCTGACAAATATAGTGGCAGATAGCGTAAAGGTGCAGCAAATGCTGGTCAACCTCCTATCGAATGCGTTTAAATTTAGCGAAGACGACAAGCAACCCGAGGTGGGGTTAACCGTGCGGCGCTGGGAGGGCTGGATTGCCTTTACTGTTTGGGATCGCGGTATCGGCATCCCAGAAGAAAAACAGCATTTGATATTCCAGAAATTTCAGCAGCTAGAAAATACTCTCACCCGCAGGTTTGACGGTACGGGCTTGGGATTGGTCTTGACTCGACACCTGGCCAGATTGCATGGTGGCGATGTTACGTTTGTGTCGCAGGTGGGAGTCGGCAGTCAGTTCACAATTTTGTTGCCTCCCATTCCACCGCGCTCGGCTGAAACTGCGAAAGTGCCGATTGTATCCAGTCAGTTTGTCCTGGTTGTAGACAATGCGGCTGTGGATATCGATAGATTGTCAACGATGTTAACGAATAGGGGCTATAGAGTCGCGATCGCCCGTACGGGTACGGAAGCGCTCGAAAAAGCCAGGCGGCTCCAACCTTCACTGATTTTGCTCAGTCCCGATTTGCCCGTCTTATCCGGTTGGGACGTGCTGGCATTACTAAAACAAGATGCCGCTACTAAGCACATCCGCGTTGCCATGATGGTTAGTAATGGCGATCGCAATCGCGATACTCAACAAGCAAACGATCTTTTGGTGAAGCCAATTGAACCGGAGCATTTAAACGCCTTTTTATCTCGCAAGCCCGTTCATAGAGATCCATTGACAATTATCTGTTTGGGTAAATGTCAACACGAGGATGTGATGACTCATTTGCAAGCGTTGGGGCATCGCCTTTTAGAAGCCGATAGTGTAGAGCAAGGAGAAATATTGACCCAAATCTGGCACCCCAATTTAGTTTGGCTTGACTGCAAGCCTAAAGACGTGTTTGCCAACCTGGAGCGTATCGATCGGTGCCATTTTTTAAAGTCCTTACCGATCTTAATTGGTTCTGAGGGCATCGATCGCTGTCGCATGGAATTTCCCAAGCTGGACTTGCATGGATTTTCTAGTACACTACCGCACCAGGTTACGGAAACAGAAGTCAGTCGTATTGTCAATCAAGCTGTAGGCTATCTACACTCCCCAACCGTATTGGTAGCGGACTTCAGCAGTTCGGGTATTCTGTCACAATCTTTGCAACAGTACATTTTAATGGCAGGATTCCACGTACAGATATCCCATTCCCACGAGCTAATCTTGCAGCAACTCCAATCTGGTAGCGTTGATGCTTTGCTCGTGACATTGCATAACCAATCTTGCCTCTCTCCTAAAGAACTAGCTGCTATAGACTTCCTGGTTCAAATCGATACGGATATCCCAATCATCGTAGTTGATGGTAGAGAAAATCCACCAGCAACAGATGAGGCTCGGTCGCTCATTAAGATTGCTACTGCCGTATTGCAACAACCCGACGCGATCGCGCAGTTATTACCAACTTTACGTCGATGCTTATCCCTCGGTTAA
- a CDS encoding polyribonucleotide nucleotidyltransferase has translation MTTTEKVISFYGREIKLRIGLLAPQAGGSVLIQCGETAVLVTATRGPAREGIDFLPLLVDYEERLYAAGRIPGGFLRREGRPPEKAILICRLIDRPLRPLFPGWLRDDIQIVATTLALDEKVPPDILAVTGASIATQLAGLPFNGPMAGVRVGLVGDEFIINPTYAEIEAGDLDLVVAGTPEGIIMVEAGANQLPEHDTIEAIEFGYEAVQELIGAQKSLMQELGITPPEVVEPEVDTTLEKYIAQQSEAKIQQVIASLEKDRTVRDAALDGIKAELVAAIEALPEEDPIKLLADAKAVGNTFKALTKKLMRRQVLDQNLRIDGRSLDEVRPISAMTGLIPRVHGSALFNRGLTQVMSVATLGTPSDAQELDDLHPDEKKRYLHHYNMPPYSVGEVKPMRSPGRREVGHGALAERALVPVLPPANQFPYVLRVVSEVLSSNGSTSMGSVCASTLALMDAGVPITKPVSGVAMGLIQEGDRVRILTDIQGIEDFLGDMDFKVAGTETGITALQMDMKITGIAMSTIRTAILQANAGRSHILSKMLEALPTPRLELSPYAPRLLTLSINPDQIGMIIGPGGRTIKGITEETGAKIDIEDDGTVTISSTNGDSAKRAKQIIEGMTRRVGSGDVYLGKVVRIIPIGAFVEFLPGKEGMIHISQLAEGRVGKVEDEVSVGDEVIVKVREIDQRGRFNLTRLGIHPDEAAAAKAAGSL, from the coding sequence ATGACTACTACAGAAAAAGTCATCTCCTTTTATGGTCGGGAGATTAAGTTAAGGATAGGTTTATTAGCGCCACAGGCTGGTGGATCGGTATTAATACAATGTGGTGAGACGGCGGTTTTAGTGACAGCAACGAGGGGGCCTGCTCGGGAAGGCATTGATTTTTTACCCCTTTTGGTAGATTACGAAGAAAGGCTCTATGCAGCCGGTAGAATTCCTGGAGGCTTTTTGCGGCGCGAAGGCAGGCCGCCAGAAAAAGCAATTCTGATTTGCCGATTGATCGATCGCCCCCTCCGCCCGCTGTTTCCTGGTTGGCTGCGCGACGACATTCAAATTGTTGCCACGACTCTGGCGCTAGACGAAAAAGTGCCCCCCGATATCCTGGCTGTAACGGGGGCGTCGATCGCCACCCAACTAGCAGGTCTACCGTTTAACGGGCCGATGGCAGGCGTGCGGGTTGGTTTGGTGGGCGATGAATTTATCATTAACCCCACCTATGCCGAAATTGAAGCGGGCGACCTGGATCTAGTCGTTGCAGGTACGCCTGAAGGCATCATCATGGTCGAAGCAGGGGCTAACCAACTGCCCGAACATGACACGATCGAGGCGATCGAGTTTGGCTATGAAGCGGTGCAGGAGTTAATTGGCGCTCAGAAATCGCTCATGCAAGAGCTAGGTATAACGCCACCAGAAGTTGTAGAACCCGAAGTGGACACGACGCTGGAGAAGTATATTGCCCAGCAGTCTGAAGCCAAAATTCAGCAGGTAATTGCTAGCCTGGAAAAAGATCGCACCGTGCGCGATGCCGCTTTAGATGGGATTAAGGCAGAGTTGGTCGCAGCGATCGAAGCCCTGCCTGAAGAAGATCCGATTAAGCTATTGGCTGATGCCAAAGCTGTTGGCAATACCTTTAAAGCCTTGACCAAAAAATTGATGCGCCGTCAGGTGCTCGATCAAAATCTGCGGATTGATGGGCGCAGTCTGGATGAGGTGCGTCCCATATCGGCAATGACCGGACTCATTCCTCGCGTGCACGGCAGCGCTCTGTTTAATCGCGGTCTTACCCAGGTGATGTCTGTTGCTACGCTCGGCACTCCCTCAGATGCCCAGGAACTCGACGATCTGCATCCCGACGAGAAAAAGCGCTACCTGCACCACTACAATATGCCGCCCTATTCCGTGGGTGAAGTTAAGCCCATGCGATCGCCGGGTCGCCGTGAAGTTGGTCATGGTGCCCTGGCGGAACGCGCCCTCGTACCCGTACTGCCTCCGGCGAATCAATTTCCTTATGTTTTGCGGGTGGTGTCGGAGGTACTGTCATCGAATGGGTCTACCTCTATGGGTTCTGTCTGTGCTTCCACGTTAGCGCTAATGGATGCTGGCGTACCGATTACCAAGCCCGTTAGCGGTGTGGCAATGGGACTAATTCAGGAGGGCGATCGGGTGCGCATTCTCACTGACATTCAAGGAATCGAAGATTTCTTGGGTGACATGGACTTCAAGGTCGCAGGGACAGAGACTGGGATTACGGCGCTACAAATGGATATGAAAATCACTGGCATTGCCATGTCCACGATCCGCACTGCCATCCTGCAGGCAAATGCTGGGCGCAGCCATATTCTCAGTAAAATGCTGGAGGCACTGCCAACACCGAGACTCGAACTGTCACCATACGCACCGCGTTTGCTGACTCTGAGCATCAACCCCGACCAGATTGGCATGATTATCGGCCCTGGCGGTCGCACTATTAAGGGCATTACTGAGGAAACGGGAGCTAAGATCGACATCGAAGATGACGGTACCGTAACGATTTCTTCCACCAACGGCGATAGCGCCAAGCGTGCCAAGCAAATCATTGAGGGAATGACGCGCCGCGTTGGTTCCGGTGATGTCTATTTGGGTAAGGTGGTGCGGATTATTCCCATTGGTGCTTTTGTGGAGTTTCTGCCGGGTAAAGAGGGCATGATCCATATCTCTCAATTAGCGGAGGGACGTGTTGGCAAGGTGGAAGACGAAGTCTCAGTTGGTGATGAGGTGATCGTCAAGGTGCGCGAAATCGATCAGCGCGGTCGATTTAATCTCACCCGTTTGGGCATTCATCCTGACGAAGCTGCTGCTGCTAAGGCTGCGGGTTCGCTCTAG
- the kaiB gene encoding circadian clock protein KaiB, with protein MSSMRKTYVLKLYVAGNTPNSVRALKTLNDILEKEFQGVYTLKVIDVLKNPQLAEEDKILATPTLAKILPPPVRKIIGDLSDREKVLIGLDLLYEELMDDV; from the coding sequence ATGAGTTCTATGCGTAAAACTTATGTACTGAAACTTTACGTGGCGGGTAACACTCCTAATTCCGTCCGCGCGTTAAAAACACTGAATGATATTCTTGAAAAAGAATTTCAGGGAGTTTATACGCTTAAAGTCATTGATGTCTTAAAAAATCCGCAACTAGCAGAAGAAGACAAAATTCTTGCCACTCCAACGCTCGCCAAAATTTTGCCACCACCCGTCCGCAAAATTATTGGCGATCTCTCCGATCGCGAGAAAGTTTTGATTGGTCTCGATTTACTTTATGAGGAATTAATGGATGATGTCTAA